One Roseburia rectibacter DNA window includes the following coding sequences:
- the mraZ gene encoding division/cell wall cluster transcriptional repressor MraZ, translated as MFMGEYNHTVDPKGRLIIPAKFREQLGDEFVVTKGLDGCLFVYTKEEWHNIEEKFRGISMTSKDARKFSRFFFAGAAALELDKQGRILLPPVLREYADLQKDVVLVGVLSRVEIWDKDRWLENTYDEDEMDDIAEHMAELGFSI; from the coding sequence ATGTTCATGGGAGAATACAATCACACAGTGGATCCAAAAGGCAGACTGATCATCCCTGCAAAGTTCAGAGAGCAGCTTGGCGATGAATTTGTAGTGACAAAGGGATTGGATGGATGCTTATTTGTGTATACCAAAGAAGAGTGGCACAACATCGAAGAAAAGTTCCGGGGGATTTCCATGACCTCTAAGGACGCCAGAAAATTTTCGCGTTTTTTCTTCGCAGGAGCAGCGGCACTAGAACTGGACAAGCAGGGAAGAATTTTACTTCCGCCGGTTTTGAGGGAATACGCTGATTTACAAAAAGATGTCGTCTTAGTCGGCGTGCTGAGCCGTGTGGAAATCTGGGATAAAGACAGATGGCTGGAAAATACTTATGATGAGGACGAGATGGATGATATCGCAGAACATATGGCAGAGTTAGGATTTAGCATTTAG
- the rsmH gene encoding 16S rRNA (cytosine(1402)-N(4))-methyltransferase RsmH gives MEFHHYSVLLNETIENLNIRPDGIYVDGTLGGGGHSYQILKHLGENGRLIGIDQDADAIRAAGERLTEFGNKATLIRSNYANMKEELHAIGVDKVDGIVLDLGVSSFQLDTPERGFTYREPDAPLDMRMDDRQSQTAKDIVNGYSEMDLYRIIRDYGEDKFAKNIAKHIVAERQKKTIETAGELTAIIRAAIPMKVQVTGGHPAKRTFQAIRIELNHELEVLRDHLDEMIDLLNPGGRICIITFHSLEDRIVKSNFKRNENPCTCPSDFPVCVCGKVSKGKVITRKPILPSEKELEENSRSKSAKLRVFERR, from the coding sequence GTGGAATTTCATCATTATTCTGTATTATTAAATGAGACAATCGAAAATTTAAATATCAGACCGGATGGAATCTATGTGGACGGAACCTTAGGCGGTGGCGGACATTCTTATCAGATCCTGAAGCATTTGGGGGAAAATGGAAGACTGATCGGCATTGATCAGGATGCAGATGCGATCAGGGCAGCCGGGGAACGCCTTACAGAGTTTGGAAATAAAGCGACACTGATCCGCAGCAACTATGCCAATATGAAAGAAGAACTGCACGCGATCGGAGTGGACAAAGTAGACGGTATTGTACTTGACCTTGGTGTCTCTTCCTTCCAGTTAGATACACCAGAGCGTGGATTTACTTACCGGGAACCGGATGCACCGCTTGATATGCGTATGGATGACAGACAGAGCCAGACAGCAAAAGATATTGTCAATGGATACAGTGAAATGGACTTATACCGTATTATACGTGATTACGGGGAAGATAAATTTGCAAAAAATATTGCAAAACATATTGTAGCGGAACGTCAAAAGAAAACGATCGAGACAGCAGGAGAACTGACAGCTATTATACGGGCAGCTATTCCGATGAAAGTACAGGTAACCGGAGGGCATCCGGCAAAGCGTACATTTCAGGCGATCCGTATTGAGTTAAATCACGAACTTGAAGTGCTTAGAGATCATTTAGATGAGATGATCGATCTTTTGAATCCGGGTGGAAGGATCTGCATTATTACATTCCATTCGTTAGAAGACCGTATTGTAAAATCAAATTTTAAGAGAAATGAAAACCCATGTACCTGTCCGAGTGATTTTCCGGTCTGTGTCTGTGGAAAAGTTTCAAAAGGAAAAGTGATTACAAGAAAGCCGATTCTTCCATCGGAGAAGGAACTGGAAGAAAATTCGAGGTCAAAAAGTGCAAAACTTCGTGTATTTGAACGAAGATAG
- a CDS encoding peptidoglycan D,D-transpeptidase FtsI family protein — MAAKRRRKPWLKFPRRMQKKLVVMFSAIAVLLTGLIGRLMYIEHTSGDKYEKIVLSQQEYDSQTIPYQRGDIVDSKGTVLATSIAVYNVILDCSVMTSKEEYIEPTIQALTSCFEDMDSNTLYGYAKEQNDSRYIVLKKKASYEEIQPFVEMQEAVDEKGKKINPNIKGVWFEKEYQREYPYGALASSIVGFTASGNVGVNGLEQYYNETLNGVDGREYGYLNTDNNFEKTIKAAKNGNTVVSTIDSHIQSVVEQKIADFNEAYTGNYREGEPGASHVGVLVMNPNNGDVLAMANYPNYDLSNPRDLSAYYTQEEIDAMDEDTQMDALNKIWQNFCTTYTYEPGSTAKPFTVAAGLETGKVSTGDSFYCDGYEHVGGHDIHCVNRSGHGMETLEQTLMNSCNDAMMQISYRLGSDIFTRYQQIFGFGQRTGIDLPGEARTDSLIYTADNMGPVDLATNAFGQNFNTTMIQLATAYCSLVNGGSLYQPHVVKRITDESGNTISEVTPTLLRETVSKSTSDALKQYMYSTVTGGTAVTAKVDGYSMGGKTGTAQKAGRDGINYLVSFIGFAPVEDPQLVIYCVVDEPNVAEQFHSTYAQNIVREILEEVLPYMNIYRDEDTTGIHEGWGIKGEDEGDVGDVTAADVANSTAEESLDVPDTTDELPENTGEQPAEDIDPGADEGQQ; from the coding sequence ATGGCAGCAAAGAGAAGAAGAAAACCATGGTTGAAGTTTCCGAGACGCATGCAGAAAAAACTGGTCGTTATGTTCAGTGCGATTGCAGTTTTACTGACAGGGCTGATCGGGAGACTTATGTATATTGAACATACCAGCGGTGATAAATACGAAAAAATTGTTTTGTCACAGCAGGAATATGACAGTCAGACCATTCCGTATCAGAGAGGCGATATTGTGGACAGCAAGGGTACTGTACTTGCAACCAGTATCGCCGTTTATAATGTCATTTTAGACTGTTCGGTCATGACCAGCAAAGAGGAGTATATTGAGCCTACAATTCAGGCGCTTACAAGCTGCTTTGAGGATATGGACAGCAATACATTGTATGGTTACGCGAAAGAGCAGAATGACAGCCGTTATATCGTGCTGAAGAAAAAGGCATCTTACGAAGAAATACAGCCATTTGTTGAAATGCAGGAAGCTGTGGATGAAAAAGGAAAAAAGATAAATCCCAATATCAAGGGTGTGTGGTTTGAAAAGGAATATCAAAGGGAATATCCGTATGGTGCACTTGCGAGCTCTATTGTAGGATTTACAGCTTCCGGAAACGTTGGTGTGAACGGTCTTGAACAGTATTACAATGAAACTTTAAACGGTGTGGATGGAAGAGAGTACGGATATTTAAATACAGATAATAACTTTGAAAAGACTATCAAAGCTGCGAAAAATGGTAACACAGTTGTGTCTACGATCGATTCCCATATCCAGTCTGTGGTAGAACAAAAGATTGCAGATTTTAATGAAGCCTATACCGGGAATTACCGCGAGGGAGAGCCTGGGGCTAGCCATGTCGGAGTACTGGTCATGAATCCGAATAACGGGGATGTTCTTGCAATGGCTAATTATCCGAATTATGATCTGAGCAATCCAAGAGATCTTTCGGCATATTATACGCAGGAAGAGATTGATGCAATGGACGAAGATACACAGATGGATGCCTTGAATAAAATCTGGCAGAATTTCTGTACAACATATACTTATGAACCTGGATCTACTGCAAAACCATTTACGGTGGCGGCAGGACTTGAAACGGGCAAGGTTTCGACGGGAGACAGTTTTTACTGTGATGGATATGAGCATGTGGGTGGACATGATATCCACTGTGTAAACAGAAGCGGACATGGGATGGAAACACTTGAACAGACACTTATGAATTCCTGCAATGATGCGATGATGCAGATATCCTATCGTCTGGGGAGTGATATTTTCACCAGATATCAGCAGATATTTGGCTTTGGACAAAGAACGGGGATCGATCTTCCAGGAGAAGCAAGAACAGATTCCCTGATCTATACGGCAGATAATATGGGACCAGTCGATCTTGCAACCAATGCGTTTGGACAGAATTTCAATACGACGATGATACAGCTTGCCACGGCATATTGTTCTCTGGTCAATGGTGGAAGTCTTTATCAGCCGCATGTTGTGAAAAGGATAACGGATGAAAGCGGAAATACGATCAGTGAAGTGACACCAACCCTTTTACGGGAGACGGTATCGAAGTCAACGAGTGATGCCTTAAAACAGTATATGTATTCTACGGTCACAGGCGGTACTGCAGTAACTGCAAAGGTAGATGGATATTCCATGGGAGGAAAAACCGGTACAGCCCAGAAAGCAGGACGTGATGGCATTAATTATCTGGTGTCGTTTATCGGATTTGCGCCGGTGGAAGATCCGCAGCTTGTCATTTACTGTGTTGTGGATGAACCGAATGTTGCAGAACAGTTCCACAGTACTTATGCACAGAATATCGTAAGAGAGATCTTAGAGGAGGTTCTTCCTTATATGAATATATACCGGGATGAAGATACTACCGGTATTCATGAAGGATGGGGAATCAAAGGTGAAGACGAAGGCGATGTCGGTGATGTGACGGCAGCCGATGTTGCAAACTCTACGGCTGAGGAGAGTCTGGATGTGCCGGATACGACGGATGAACTGCCGGAGAATACGGGGGAACAGCCAGCCGAAGATATTGATCCGGGGGCAGATGAAGGTCAGCAGTAA
- a CDS encoding peptidoglycan D,D-transpeptidase FtsI family protein gives MKTFVRFLYMQQELPFYRSKTFHRKKIMVMFTVVFLALLFLLGRLVYLMIFCSGYYGQKAQNLHERERDIKAARGKILDKNGVVLATNKSVCTISVIHSQIEDKEAVITALVKELELPEKTVRKRVEKVSSIERIKTNVPKETGDKIRAYKLPGIKVDEDYKRYYPYDTLASKVLGFTGGDNQGIVGLEVKYDSYLQGTNGKILTLTDARGIEIENAGETRLEPVNGYDLNISMDYNIQLYCEQAAEKTYIKKDAKYVSVIVMNPSDGEIYAMVNYPEFHLNDPFTLINEENIPAEKKQDLLNQMWRNQCISDTYEPGSTFKIITAAAALEQGVVKLTDNFYCPGYKLVEDRRIRCAKTTGHGAETFETGIMNSCNPVFIELGERLGVDNFYKYFRQFGLLSKTNVDLPGEAATIMHKKENVGPVELATISFGQSFQITPMQLVTTVSSIINGGHRITPHFGVKITGEGENEVETLRYETKNDICREETSETMRYLLERVVSDGSGKNAKIEGFSIGGKTATSQTLPRSEHKYISSFLGFAPADDPKVLVLVVINDPKGTYYGGQIAAPVAKEIMENILPYLAK, from the coding sequence ATGAAAACTTTTGTGAGGTTTTTATATATGCAGCAGGAACTTCCTTTTTATAGAAGTAAAACATTTCATCGGAAAAAGATCATGGTAATGTTTACGGTTGTATTTCTGGCGCTTTTATTTTTACTTGGAAGACTGGTGTATCTTATGATATTTTGCTCCGGATATTATGGACAAAAGGCGCAGAATCTGCATGAGAGGGAGCGTGATATTAAGGCAGCGAGAGGAAAAATTTTAGACAAAAACGGTGTGGTACTTGCAACTAACAAGTCGGTCTGCACCATATCGGTCATACACAGCCAGATCGAAGATAAAGAGGCAGTGATCACTGCACTGGTAAAAGAACTTGAACTACCAGAGAAAACAGTGCGGAAACGTGTGGAAAAGGTGAGCTCCATAGAGCGCATAAAGACAAATGTCCCAAAAGAGACAGGAGATAAGATACGGGCATATAAACTTCCGGGGATCAAAGTAGACGAAGATTATAAGCGGTATTATCCCTACGATACGTTAGCATCAAAAGTATTGGGATTTACAGGTGGTGATAACCAGGGAATTGTGGGACTTGAAGTAAAGTATGATTCTTATCTTCAGGGGACGAATGGGAAAATACTTACACTTACAGATGCAAGGGGGATTGAGATTGAAAATGCAGGGGAGACGAGACTTGAACCGGTCAACGGATACGACCTTAATATTTCCATGGACTATAATATACAGTTATACTGTGAACAGGCGGCAGAGAAGACCTATATCAAAAAAGATGCAAAATATGTGTCTGTTATCGTGATGAATCCGTCAGATGGAGAAATCTATGCAATGGTAAATTATCCGGAGTTTCATCTGAATGATCCGTTTACACTGATCAATGAGGAAAATATTCCTGCGGAGAAAAAACAGGATCTTTTGAACCAGATGTGGAGAAATCAATGTATCAGTGATACTTATGAACCGGGTTCCACATTTAAGATCATTACAGCGGCAGCAGCATTAGAACAGGGAGTCGTTAAGCTGACGGATAATTTTTACTGTCCCGGATATAAACTGGTGGAGGACCGGAGGATACGGTGTGCCAAGACGACCGGACATGGGGCAGAAACGTTTGAAACAGGAATTATGAATTCATGTAATCCGGTATTTATCGAACTTGGAGAAAGACTTGGGGTTGACAATTTTTATAAGTATTTCAGACAGTTTGGACTGCTGTCGAAAACAAATGTGGATCTGCCCGGAGAAGCGGCAACGATCATGCACAAAAAAGAAAATGTCGGTCCGGTAGAGCTTGCAACCATATCGTTCGGGCAGTCCTTTCAGATCACGCCGATGCAGCTTGTGACTACTGTTTCTTCTATTATAAATGGGGGACACCGTATCACGCCGCATTTTGGGGTAAAAATCACAGGAGAAGGGGAAAATGAGGTAGAAACATTGAGATATGAAACAAAAAATGACATCTGCAGGGAAGAAACGTCGGAAACAATGCGTTATCTGTTAGAGAGGGTTGTCTCTGATGGCAGTGGAAAGAATGCTAAAATAGAAGGTTTTTCCATTGGAGGAAAAACTGCTACTTCACAGACACTTCCAAGGAGTGAACATAAATACATCTCGTCATTTCTTGGATTTGCCCCTGCGGATGATCCGAAAGTTTTAGTGCTCGTTGTAATCAACGATCCGAAAGGAACTTATTACGGAGGGCAGATCGCGGCACCTGTTGCAAAAGAAATTATGGAAAACATTTTGCCGTATCTTGCGAAATGA
- the mraY gene encoding phospho-N-acetylmuramoyl-pentapeptide-transferase, with protein sequence MTYEIVIPVIIAFAISALLGPVVIPFLRRLKVGQTERKELESHLKKNGTPTMGGLMILASIIITSLFYVKDYPKIIPILFMTVGFGVIGFLDDYLKVVLRRSDGLLAWQKMILQIIVTGVFAVYMVKYSGVALTMLIPFSGGKYLDLGWLAIPVLFFAVVGTVNGTNFTDGLDGLASSVTIMVATFFSVVAIGTNAGIAPITCAVVGALLGFLLFNVYPASVFMGDTGSLALGGFVVSTAYMMQMPLFILIVGLIYLVEVLSVIIQVTYFKKTGGKRIFRMAPIHHHFELGGWSETRVVAVFSITTAILCLIALLAM encoded by the coding sequence ATGACATATGAAATTGTAATACCGGTAATTATTGCATTCGCAATCAGTGCACTGTTAGGACCAGTTGTGATTCCTTTCTTAAGAAGACTCAAGGTAGGTCAGACAGAACGAAAAGAACTTGAATCCCATTTAAAGAAAAACGGAACCCCGACAATGGGGGGACTGATGATTCTTGCAAGTATTATCATAACATCCCTGTTTTATGTCAAAGATTATCCGAAGATCATTCCGATTCTGTTTATGACAGTCGGATTTGGTGTGATCGGATTTTTGGATGATTATTTAAAAGTTGTGCTGCGCCGTTCAGATGGACTGCTGGCATGGCAGAAGATGATTCTTCAGATCATTGTCACAGGTGTATTTGCTGTATACATGGTGAAATATTCCGGTGTGGCACTTACCATGCTGATCCCGTTCTCAGGGGGAAAATACTTAGATCTTGGATGGCTGGCAATTCCGGTTCTGTTTTTTGCGGTAGTCGGCACCGTAAACGGAACGAATTTTACGGATGGACTTGACGGATTAGCATCAAGCGTTACGATCATGGTTGCAACATTCTTTTCAGTTGTAGCAATCGGAACTAATGCAGGAATTGCACCGATCACCTGTGCTGTTGTGGGAGCACTGCTTGGATTTTTACTGTTTAATGTATATCCGGCAAGTGTATTTATGGGAGATACCGGATCCCTGGCACTGGGTGGCTTTGTAGTATCAACAGCATATATGATGCAGATGCCTCTTTTTATTCTGATCGTGGGTCTGATCTACCTGGTGGAAGTTTTATCCGTTATCATTCAGGTGACTTATTTTAAGAAAACCGGCGGAAAGCGTATTTTCCGTATGGCACCGATTCATCATCATTTTGAACTTGGCGGATGGTCTGAGACAAGAGTTGTTGCTGTATTTTCTATCACGACAGCAATTTTGTGCCTGATCGCACTGCTTGCAATGTAA
- the murD gene encoding UDP-N-acetylmuramoyl-L-alanine--D-glutamate ligase translates to MDLTGKQVLVAGLGKSGIAAGALLKKLGCSVFLFDENKKFDTAAWKKTYPVFSDCPLWVGELPDEAVDKMELAVVSPGIPLDSLAMQKIYNAGIPIWGEAELAYRLAKGRVAAITGTNGKTTTTTLVGEILKKCYPEVFVVGNIGIPYTSIVEKTTEQTIAVAEISSFQLETMETFHPSVSAILNITPDHLDRHHTMEAYIRAKESITKCQTMDDVCILNYEDEILRFFAETLKTKVLFFSSKRSLAEGIYLKNDAIWIAQKEKEPEKLIDIDKLKLLGTHNYENVMAASGAALCMGAPADVIQSVLKEFQGVKHRIEFVRELHGVMYYNDSKATNPDAAIRGIRAMNRKTVLIGGGYDKELEFDEWIDSFEGKVKYLLLIGQTKEKIAECAQKHGFGNIVCCDTLKEAVDNCYRLAETGEAVLLSPACASWGDFKDYTQRGDLFRQYVMELPE, encoded by the coding sequence ATGGATCTGACAGGAAAACAGGTATTGGTGGCAGGACTTGGAAAAAGTGGGATTGCCGCCGGGGCGTTACTAAAGAAACTTGGGTGCAGCGTCTTTCTGTTCGATGAAAACAAAAAGTTCGATACTGCTGCCTGGAAAAAAACGTATCCGGTATTTTCGGACTGCCCGTTGTGGGTAGGAGAATTGCCGGATGAGGCAGTTGATAAAATGGAGCTTGCTGTGGTAAGCCCCGGCATACCGCTTGATTCTTTGGCAATGCAAAAGATATATAATGCCGGCATACCGATATGGGGAGAGGCAGAACTTGCATACCGGCTTGCAAAAGGGCGGGTTGCAGCAATTACGGGTACAAACGGCAAAACGACAACGACAACACTTGTGGGAGAAATCCTAAAGAAATGTTATCCGGAAGTATTTGTTGTTGGAAATATTGGTATCCCATATACTTCGATCGTTGAAAAAACCACAGAACAGACCATTGCAGTGGCAGAGATCAGCAGTTTTCAGTTAGAAACAATGGAAACTTTCCATCCCTCCGTTTCTGCAATTTTAAATATCACGCCGGATCATCTTGACAGACATCACACCATGGAGGCATATATCCGGGCAAAGGAAAGTATTACAAAGTGTCAGACAATGGATGATGTATGTATACTCAATTATGAGGATGAAATACTTCGTTTTTTTGCAGAAACGCTTAAAACAAAGGTATTGTTTTTCAGCAGCAAAAGATCATTAGCAGAGGGAATATATCTGAAAAATGACGCGATCTGGATAGCTCAGAAGGAAAAAGAACCGGAAAAACTGATAGACATAGATAAACTGAAACTTCTTGGAACACACAATTATGAAAATGTCATGGCGGCTTCCGGTGCTGCGCTTTGCATGGGAGCACCGGCTGATGTGATACAGAGCGTGTTAAAAGAGTTTCAGGGTGTAAAACACCGCATTGAATTTGTGCGGGAATTGCATGGTGTTATGTATTATAATGATTCTAAAGCGACAAATCCGGATGCGGCAATTCGCGGAATCAGGGCAATGAACCGGAAAACGGTGCTCATCGGCGGTGGGTATGATAAAGAACTTGAATTTGATGAGTGGATTGACAGCTTTGAGGGAAAAGTAAAATATCTTTTGTTAATTGGACAGACGAAAGAAAAAATCGCAGAATGTGCACAAAAGCATGGTTTTGGGAATATCGTTTGTTGTGATACATTAAAAGAAGCGGTAGACAACTGTTACAGACTGGCAGAAACCGGGGAAGCAGTATTGCTCTCGCCTGCATGTGCAAGCTGGGGAGATTTTAAGGATTATACGCAGCGTGGAGATCTGTTCCGGCAATATGTCATGGAACTGCCGGAATAA